The Aureispira anguillae genome contains a region encoding:
- a CDS encoding UDP-2,3-diacylglucosamine diphosphatase produces the protein MAKRKLDVLVLSDIHLGTYGCHATELVNYLKSVKPKILVLNGDIIDIWQFKKSYFPKPHLAVISQIVKMASKGTKVYYLTGNHDEMLRKFVPMQMGNFYMDNKLLLELDGKVAWFFHGDVFDTSVTCAKWLAKLGGAGYDALVAINLGVNYVLKSVGKPRMSLSKKVKDSVKRAVKYVKDFETVAAELAIEKSYDYVVLGHIHQPQIRSIATHKGQTTYLNSGDWIENLTALEYVDKKWSIYQYSEVDFEPTEITEEIKDINYEMVYASVTEGKIDQIFKELILQ, from the coding sequence ATGGCAAAGCGAAAATTAGACGTTCTGGTACTTTCTGACATTCATTTGGGAACTTATGGCTGCCATGCAACAGAATTGGTAAACTATCTAAAGTCCGTCAAACCTAAAATATTGGTGCTGAATGGTGATATTATTGATATTTGGCAATTCAAAAAAAGCTATTTTCCTAAACCACATTTGGCGGTGATTAGTCAAATTGTAAAAATGGCTTCTAAAGGAACAAAAGTTTATTATTTGACAGGCAACCACGATGAAATGCTTCGTAAATTTGTTCCAATGCAAATGGGGAATTTTTATATGGACAACAAATTGTTGTTGGAACTGGATGGAAAAGTTGCTTGGTTTTTTCATGGCGATGTATTTGATACTTCTGTTACCTGTGCCAAGTGGTTGGCCAAATTGGGGGGAGCAGGGTATGATGCTTTGGTGGCGATTAATTTAGGGGTGAATTATGTGCTAAAATCGGTAGGGAAACCTAGAATGTCTTTGTCTAAAAAAGTAAAAGATAGTGTGAAAAGAGCCGTGAAATACGTTAAGGATTTTGAAACAGTTGCAGCAGAATTAGCCATTGAAAAAAGTTATGATTATGTAGTGTTAGGGCACATTCATCAACCGCAAATTAGGTCGATTGCAACCCATAAAGGGCAAACTACTTATTTAAACTCAGGAGATTGGATTGAAAACTTGACCGCCTTAGAATATGTGGACAAAAAATGGTCGATCTATCAATACAGCGAGGTAGATTTTGAACCCACTGAAATTACCGAAGAAATTAAAGATATTAATTATGAGATGGTGTACGCTTCTGTTACAGAGGGCAAAATAGATCAAATTTTCAAAGAGTTGATCCTACAATAA
- a CDS encoding class I SAM-dependent methyltransferase encodes MIPAFQDITSQNHAMKRYYKFQSKIYDKTRWAFLFGRTNLVHQLPIARDAAIRILEVGCGTGYNLHNFASYFVNAQLVGMDVSEDMIALSQKKMEPYSNRVDLLPQAYGERPLLREESFDVVVFSYALTMINPQWENLIEQAYKDIKPGGIIAVVDFHNSGNPLFKMHMKNNHVRMDGHLLPVLENKFSTLSSDVQRAYWGLWEYFSFVGIKPYR; translated from the coding sequence ATGATTCCAGCATTCCAAGACATTACTTCGCAAAATCATGCGATGAAGAGATATTATAAGTTCCAATCCAAAATTTATGACAAAACGAGGTGGGCATTTCTTTTTGGTAGAACTAATTTGGTGCACCAACTGCCTATAGCGCGAGATGCTGCTATTCGAATTCTGGAAGTGGGCTGTGGTACAGGGTATAATTTACATAATTTTGCTTCTTATTTTGTAAATGCACAATTAGTAGGAATGGATGTCTCAGAAGATATGATTGCTTTGTCGCAGAAAAAGATGGAGCCCTATAGCAATCGAGTAGATTTATTGCCTCAGGCTTATGGGGAAAGACCTTTGCTGCGGGAGGAAAGCTTTGATGTAGTGGTATTTTCTTATGCGTTGACAATGATAAATCCTCAGTGGGAGAACTTAATTGAACAAGCTTATAAAGATATTAAACCAGGAGGAATCATTGCCGTTGTTGATTTTCACAACAGTGGAAATCCGTTGTTCAAAATGCATATGAAGAACAATCATGTTCGAATGGACGGGCATTTATTGCCTGTTTTAGAAAATAAGTTTTCGACCTTATCTTCAGATGTGCAGAGGGCTTATTGGGGACTGTGGGAATATTTTTCATTTGTTGGCATAAAACCTTATCGATAG